The nucleotide window tttttcttcttccccTCATTTCTGTATTggattttgaaaacaaaataagTGTCATGTGATCtgctttgtttatatattgagttaatTGCCGGAGTTCTATAATTTGCGTTGCCGCTATTTTAAGGTctcctttttttgtttgtttcttttggtAGCTAGTGAATAGTTCCTTTCTAAAGAGGACATGGAAGAGATTGCTTGCTCATGGGCTAGAGATAAGTGGATTGTTAGGGTTTCCAAGGGATGAAAAACTCAAACTCGAACAAGCATGGTGGTGCATGGAGGACTGAGCAGGTACCACAAgctaaaatattaatattggAAAAGTCTCGAGTAATTTTGGATGGTAATTTGTGATGAAAAGTAAAAAATCGGCATCCAATAATTGTTGACCAGCCAGTCAATACTACACTTGTCGAAGAAATTGTTGGAAACAAAGATGGCAAACTTGATAGAGAACAAATTACATAGCTCAAGTAATCAGCATGGGTTGAAGGGGAAAAAAATTGTCAAGTTGATTAATATGAAGTGGCTGCTAAACATTAAATACTTTATATTATGGCTATATCTTAAATAGTGATCCTCTAAGCAGATATGTGTGCACTTGGACCAATTATACAGTAGATTTACTTTTTTACTCACATTATTGAGCCAATGTGAAGTGTAAAAATGAGTAGATTTTACACAAATTTTatagtgttaagagctaattacatcatatttctactctttttcaaattacaaaaaatccttaaatttgGGGAAATCCATATACATCCAAAACGCCCCGATACATCATATCCCGATTTCGGATACATCCCTCTATGTCCTGATACATCGCGTCTTGGTTTCAGATACATCACTTAACGTCCCGATACATCGCGTCTTgatttcggatacatcactcaacgtcCCGATACATAGCATAAAGTGGTGTATCCGATCGATAGatcgcgtaaagtgatgtatccgactAATATATCGCGTAAAGTAACGTCTTGACGCATCACATACGTCCCTatacatcgcgtaaagtgatgCATCCGACCGAAACATCGCATAAAgtaggaatttttgtaattttttcaaacggtaggaaattttagagaatatagtaaaataagttgtgtgtttaggtaatttttcctaaaaagtaACTAATTCAAAACTCATcgaagatataaaaaaaaaaacactagtaATTCTTTCCATATGTCCTAGCTTTGGTGGACAAAATTATATGTTACATGTTGCAGCTATCCCGTAGAATTAATCGAAATGTGTGAAAATTGGCCTAGACACCATaatctttaaaaagaaaaatgccTCTATCAAATTGaacatttcctttttctttcgtTTTCAGTGGTAGTATAAGATTGAACCAAGTAATTGTCCAAGTGGTTCAAGTGGGAGTCCTATAGCGCACACCAAATAAGTCTGCCAAGTTGAGTTTGCATTAAATAGGTTTGTCTTCGTTCTAAAATCCGATAGAGAAGAGGCCTTTTGCCAAAGGCCAAGTCAATTTGGGATCATCAAACCCTCCCACTGATAAAAAGGCTCCATAGAATATGTGTCTTTTTCTCCTGTCATGGTTCCGTGCTCTTGGATTATGATTCAGCTAACTACCAAGTtgtaattgatttttaattcgtccaaaaaataataatatgaaatacTGGCACTATTATAATATCACACTTTTTTCAGttagttaaaattttgaagattttgaaaagTCCTATAACAAACCAAATTGAACACCTTTTCCAGATGTGGATTAAAGAAAGACTAGTTGATGTGTGTATACACGTGATTCTATTTTTACCAGTAGTAATGAACAAATTGAGATTCCCAATTGTGACACTGTGTTTACATAAAATTGAATAGTTGTTAATTTCCGGtcaaaagaaaattgttgaTAACACagattttgaccaaaatttgCAATGTGAAGCCATCGgtgtatttatttaaaaatataccCCAAAGATTTGACCAGTTTGGACATGTCATGCCTATGGCCTTTTCTATGACTACCGATAGTGGACCAGCTTTCTCAGTTCTAATCtccctaattttttttgaaacatcGCAAGTTTAAGATTacaagatttaaaaaattatatacatgtttaatttaagattataaaatttaatttaatttttttttaaatttcgtacTCAATCAAACTAagacacataaattgagacgcaCGGAGTATATTGATAAAGCAAAGACCAAAACCATGTGACTTACCAGGTGAATTATATAAGGAAACTTCTCCATAAGTACTCGCTCAATCATTACGTGCCCCCTAttatctctatatatattaatagaGTGTATGTCATTCAAACTGCTATATACTTGTGaaatatctatatttatttgattGGGATCTTGTTTCCTGTCATTCTGatttcctcaaaaaaaaaaaaagtaaacgttacaagttacaacaatgGTAGCAACAGGGGAGCACTTATATGATCTGCCAGAAGATTGTATTAGTAGCATAATATGTCTCACTTCTCCTCGTGATGCACTAAAATTGTCACTGGTTTCTTCAATTTTCCGGTCAGTGGCAGAGTTGGATTGTGTTTGGGATGCTTTCTTGCCTTCTGATTGGCAACATATTGCTACAAAATCAGTCACACCTTCGAAGTTTTCTTCAAAAAGAGAACTTTTTTTCTGCTTATGCAATTCCATTCTAATAGACGATGGCAACAAGGTAACACTATGTGTGAATCATATGTTGGAAAAAATTCTTACATCTTTATATGTCCGTGTACAAAACTTAAATCATATCCTATATATATAGTCTTGACTCTTAATCGTGATTAACTAATAAAACGAATATCTAGCTGAtgtgtatttattaatttgatataaacacTGAAATAAGCATTTTTCAAATATTGGTATCcaaattcttcatttttggGGACTAGCTCTCCATATGTGTGGCAGAGGTGGAGCCAAGGTTAGGACTTAGGAGTTTGGGGTTCAtatgttaatatacatatatttatttaattttctaatataaatataaagtctACGAAAAAATTAGTGAATTCATCTTAACCATAAACCCCACCTAGCTCCGCTTCTGTGTGTGGGAGACAATTTTAAGGCATATTGTCActcatttgttttattttcatgtttcagAGCTTTGCTTTGGATAAAGTAACCGGGAAAAATTCATATGTCATGTCTGCAAAAGAGCTCTCTATTTTATATGGAGATGAACCAGCTCATTGGAACTGGAAAGCTATTCCAGAATCAAGGTAAATTCCCTTCTTTTTAAAGCATGGATAGAGAATCAGAGTAAAATATTAGTCTCTAATTTTGCTTATCAATggtattattttattacttgtaAATGCGAATTTTTAATCCTAATCGCTTTCCAGGTTTGCAGAGGTAGCTGAACTGAAAACAATATGCAGACTAGAAATACAGGGGAAGATGAAAACAGGGGATCTATCTCCAAACACAACATACGGAGCTTATCTACTCATGAAGATTTCGGATCGATCATTCGGGTTGGATTCTATTCCGTCGGAGATCAGTATTTCAGTGGGAGATCAAGAATCCGTCACCAGTACTGCTTATCTACGGCACCCAAAGAGCAAGAAGCTGGAGTCTCTGTTTTACAGGAACAGAGTGGAAATGTTAAAAGCTAGAGTGAACAAAGGGGAGGAAAAAATGGTTCGTGAAAGAGAAGATGGATGGTTGGAAATAGAGATTGGAGAGTTTTTCAATGGAGGAAATGGTGATGAAGAGATCATAATGAAGTTAATGGAGGTGAAGGGCTATCATATTAAGGG belongs to Solanum stenotomum isolate F172 chromosome 1, ASM1918654v1, whole genome shotgun sequence and includes:
- the LOC125876595 gene encoding F-box protein PP2-B15-like produces the protein MVATGEHLYDLPEDCISSIICLTSPRDALKLSLVSSIFRSVAELDCVWDAFLPSDWQHIATKSVTPSKFSSKRELFFCLCNSILIDDGNKSFALDKVTGKNSYVMSAKELSILYGDEPAHWNWKAIPESRFAEVAELKTICRLEIQGKMKTGDLSPNTTYGAYLLMKISDRSFGLDSIPSEISISVGDQESVTSTAYLRHPKSKKLESLFYRNRVEMLKARVNKGEEKMVREREDGWLEIEIGEFFNGGNGDEEIIMKLMEVKGYHIKGGLIIEGIELRPKH